In the Candidatus Paceibacterota bacterium genome, one interval contains:
- a CDS encoding 50S ribosomal protein L24, whose product MRRFHVKKGDEAVVIAGADKGKRGRIITVVAKKQRVIVEGAHMIKKHMRKSQQYPQGQIVEREGSIHISNVMRAEDYDARAARRGTATPAQA is encoded by the coding sequence ATGCGCAGATTTCATGTAAAAAAGGGCGATGAGGCAGTCGTGATTGCGGGGGCGGACAAGGGCAAGCGCGGCCGGATTATCACGGTGGTCGCCAAGAAGCAGCGGGTCATAGTGGAAGGCGCCCACATGATCAAGAAACACATGCGTAAGAGCCAGCAGTATCCGCAAGGCCAGATCGTGGAACGGGAAGGCTCGATCCATATCTCAAATGTGATGAGAGCCGAGGACTACGATGCTCGCGCCGCTCGGCGCGGCACCGCGACTCCTGCCCAGGCGTGA
- the rpsE gene encoding 30S ribosomal protein S5, giving the protein MAEPTKVESGEPRPQRGPGRGRRSRPEPEPIIDAQSGQELTEKVVFINRSAKVVKGGRRFNFSALVVVGDKSGRVGVGLGKAGEVADAIRKGGEMARSQMVSVSLREGTLPHEVYSQYCGAKVLLRPASPGTGIIAGKSVRAVLELAGVKDVLTKSLGSKNAANVVKASLDALLSLRLREDIYLGRGLEIKKAAAPKAAETASSPTTVSPDAAPTA; this is encoded by the coding sequence GTGGCTGAACCAACCAAAGTAGAGAGCGGCGAGCCCAGGCCGCAGCGCGGTCCGGGGCGGGGGCGGCGGAGCCGGCCGGAGCCGGAACCCATCATTGACGCCCAGTCCGGGCAGGAGTTGACCGAGAAGGTCGTGTTCATTAATCGCTCCGCGAAAGTCGTCAAGGGCGGACGTCGGTTCAACTTCAGCGCGTTAGTTGTCGTCGGCGACAAGAGTGGCCGCGTCGGGGTGGGGCTGGGCAAGGCGGGCGAGGTGGCGGATGCAATTCGCAAGGGTGGCGAGATGGCCCGTTCGCAGATGGTCAGCGTCTCATTAAGGGAGGGGACCTTGCCGCATGAGGTGTATTCTCAATATTGCGGAGCTAAGGTTCTGCTGCGCCCCGCGTCTCCAGGCACGGGCATCATTGCAGGCAAGTCCGTACGGGCTGTGCTCGAGTTGGCCGGCGTTAAGGACGTCTTGACTAAATCGCTCGGGTCAAAGAATGCCGCTAACGTGGTCAAGGCTTCACTCGACGCGCTGCTGAGCCTTAGGTTGCGCGAGGATATTTACCTCGGACGCGGTTTGGAAATCAAGAAGGCGGCAGCGCCCAAGGCTGCCGAGACAGCATCATCGCCAACTACCGTTTCACCGGATGCTGCACCAACCGCCTAG
- the rplO gene encoding 50S ribosomal protein L15 — MRLHDLKPRPGARHRRKRLGQGEASGRGKTSGRGGKGQTARSGSSIRIGFEGGQMPLIRRIPKRGFNNARHTTRYLPVNVEALNHFDDGTRVDEAILKKAGLANGCGAGIKILGAGELTRKLVVSAHAFSASAKAKIEAKGGTCEPTKPKNVEKAAPAPEKK, encoded by the coding sequence ATGCGATTACATGATCTAAAGCCTCGTCCTGGAGCCCGCCACCGTCGCAAGCGGTTGGGTCAGGGAGAAGCCAGTGGGCGCGGCAAAACCAGTGGCCGGGGCGGCAAGGGCCAGACGGCGCGGTCAGGCAGTTCTATTCGTATCGGTTTCGAAGGTGGCCAAATGCCATTGATTCGGCGAATTCCCAAACGGGGATTCAACAACGCGCGCCATACAACTCGGTACCTGCCGGTGAACGTAGAGGCCCTCAACCATTTCGATGACGGTACGCGGGTGGATGAAGCAATTTTGAAAAAAGCGGGCCTGGCGAATGGCTGCGGGGCTGGCATCAAGATTCTTGGTGCTGGGGAACTGACCCGCAAGCTTGTGGTGAGCGCGCATGCTTTCAGTGCGTCAGCGAAAGCCAAGATCGAGGCTAAAGGGGGAACGTGTGAGCCAACCAAGCCCAAGAA
- the rplE gene encoding 50S ribosomal protein L5, producing the protein MKARLYDRYVKEVVPVLKEKHKYTNVHQVPRMEKIVVNMGVSASLEKSAVDDAAKDLALITGRKAAISKSRHNIANFKLRRGLPIGCRVTLRRDAMYEFFDRLIATALPRIRDFRGLSPRSFDGRGNYSLGVGDQTIFPEIELDKIKRQQGMDITIVTSARTDDEALDLLKLMGMPFAEVRQVETKQAKAAESGLDQQSKGG; encoded by the coding sequence ATGAAAGCCAGACTTTACGACAGATACGTTAAAGAAGTGGTGCCGGTGCTCAAGGAGAAGCACAAGTACACCAATGTGCATCAGGTGCCCCGGATGGAGAAGATTGTGGTCAACATGGGGGTGAGCGCATCGTTGGAGAAGAGCGCTGTGGATGACGCGGCCAAAGATCTGGCGCTGATCACTGGCCGGAAGGCGGCCATTAGCAAGTCGCGACACAACATCGCCAATTTTAAACTTCGCCGCGGGCTGCCAATTGGCTGCCGGGTCACCCTGCGCCGCGACGCGATGTATGAGTTCTTTGATCGGTTGATTGCGACCGCTCTTCCGCGAATCCGCGATTTCCGCGGTCTGTCGCCACGTTCCTTCGATGGCCGGGGCAATTATTCGCTGGGAGTGGGCGACCAGACAATTTTCCCGGAGATTGAATTGGACAAGATCAAGCGGCAGCAAGGCATGGATATTACAATTGTGACCAGCGCGCGCACCGATGATGAAGCGCTGGATCTGTTGAAATTGATGGGCATGCCGTTTGCCGAAGTCCGGCAGGTCGAGACCAAACAAGCCAAGGCCGCTGAGAGCGGACTCGATCAGCAGAGCAAAGGAGGATAG
- the rpsN gene encoding 30S ribosomal protein S14, whose protein sequence is MAKIAWVQRNKKKAETVKKYAAIRAELKAKRDYAGLAKLPRNASPSRVVNRCSMSGRRHGYLRKFGCSRLTFREGALGGLIPGVTKASW, encoded by the coding sequence ATGGCAAAGATAGCATGGGTCCAACGTAACAAGAAGAAAGCTGAGACCGTCAAGAAGTACGCGGCGATAAGGGCCGAGTTAAAGGCCAAGCGCGACTATGCCGGGCTGGCCAAGCTCCCGCGTAATGCCAGCCCCTCGCGGGTGGTCAACCGGTGTTCCATGAGCGGCCGTCGGCACGGATACCTCCGTAAGTTTGGCTGTTCGCGCTTAACCTTTCGGGAAGGGGCTCTCGGCGGGCTAATTCCGGGCGTGACCAAGGCCAGTTGGTAA
- the rplR gene encoding 50S ribosomal protein L18: MRTEKKHKLALHRRWRVRRKISGTKDSPRMSVCFTNKNIHVQFVDDTAGVTLAAVSTTSKGTPDRKKSAANLASAKVIGALAAQKALEKGIKRVVFDRGSAAFHGKVKVLADAAREGGLHF, from the coding sequence ATGAGAACTGAGAAAAAGCACAAACTGGCGCTGCACCGGCGCTGGCGCGTTCGCCGGAAAATCAGTGGTACAAAAGACAGCCCGCGGATGAGCGTTTGTTTTACGAACAAGAATATTCATGTCCAGTTTGTTGATGACACCGCGGGGGTGACCCTCGCGGCAGTTTCTACCACGAGCAAGGGGACGCCGGATCGAAAGAAGTCCGCGGCTAATCTGGCGAGCGCCAAAGTGATCGGCGCACTGGCCGCGCAAAAGGCCCTTGAGAAAGGTATCAAGAGAGTAGTTTTCGACCGCGGTTCCGCGGCGTTTCATGGCAAGGTTAAGGTCTTGGCGGACGCAGCGCGTGAGGGCGGTTTGCACTTTTAA
- the rplF gene encoding 50S ribosomal protein L6: protein MSRIGKQPIAIPTKVKVEVKGQQIFIEGPKGKLNWELPRRTSLKVEDGKIVVNREGDDSRAKALHGLSRALVNNMVRGVSEGFVKRLEIQGVGFKAAVADNSVNLSLGYSHPIVYKIPSQVKVTVEENTKLVVEGPDRQVVGQVAAELRSFYPPEPYKGKGVRYANERVIRKEGKTVQ, encoded by the coding sequence ATGTCGCGAATTGGAAAGCAACCGATAGCCATTCCCACCAAAGTAAAGGTGGAGGTCAAAGGCCAGCAGATTTTCATTGAGGGGCCGAAGGGCAAACTCAACTGGGAGTTGCCGCGCCGCACCAGCCTGAAAGTGGAGGACGGCAAGATCGTTGTCAACCGGGAGGGCGATGACTCGCGAGCTAAAGCCCTGCATGGTCTCAGCCGCGCTTTGGTGAACAACATGGTGCGAGGCGTTAGTGAGGGCTTCGTCAAGAGGCTTGAAATTCAAGGGGTTGGATTCAAGGCTGCCGTCGCGGACAACAGCGTCAATCTGAGTTTGGGATACTCACACCCTATCGTATATAAAATCCCGTCTCAGGTCAAAGTGACGGTTGAGGAAAACACAAAGCTGGTTGTCGAAGGTCCCGACCGGCAAGTGGTGGGTCAGGTCGCAGCGGAACTGCGCAGCTTCTACCCGCCCGAACCTTACAAAGGCAAGGGGGTACGATACGCGAACGAGCGGGTGATTCGCAAGGAAGGCAAGACGGTACAGTAA
- the rpsH gene encoding 30S ribosomal protein S8 → MNDPISDMLARIRNANRALLPAVEVPHSKIKEGIAAILKQEGYVVDFAVEGKLPRTIKLKLKYQGRKSVIEGLRRVSTPGLRRYVGAAKIPRVRGGLGVAVVSTSDGLLTDTQARRKNIGGELICYIW, encoded by the coding sequence ATGAACGATCCGATTTCTGACATGCTGGCGAGGATACGCAACGCCAACCGGGCACTCTTGCCGGCAGTCGAAGTGCCGCACTCGAAAATAAAGGAAGGCATCGCAGCGATCCTGAAACAGGAGGGCTACGTTGTTGATTTTGCTGTGGAAGGCAAGCTGCCGCGGACAATCAAGTTGAAGTTGAAGTATCAAGGTCGAAAGAGCGTCATCGAAGGGCTGCGCCGAGTGAGCACCCCGGGATTGCGCCGTTATGTCGGCGCTGCCAAGATACCGCGTGTGCGCGGCGGTCTGGGGGTTGCTGTCGTTTCCACCTCAGATGGGCTGTTGACCGACACACAGGCGCGCCGAAAGAACATCGGTGGTGAGTTGATTTGTTATATCTGGTGA